In the Engraulis encrasicolus isolate BLACKSEA-1 chromosome 9, IST_EnEncr_1.0, whole genome shotgun sequence genome, one interval contains:
- the LOC134455647 gene encoding type-1 angiotensin II receptor-like, with protein MENLTSGTSGLRLNCSTSGRHSFIFTFVPVVYGCTFVIGVVGNSMVVAVIYRYMKLKTVANVFVLNLAVSDLTFVITLPMWATFTATGYHWPFGGFLCKASAGLVIFNLYTSIFFLTALSIDRYLAIVHPVRSRRRRTLVYARLTCVLVWIFALLLSVPTAYTRDVFAIENSNTMACGIWHRQEHVGLLVALSLLKTVLGFLVPFLVIITCYCLIGRTLLRGARAGRIQRSTRSRDDEVLRMLAAAVLAFFVCWMPHQVFHFMDMLMMLGVVDDCRVVDIIDTAMPFTICISFSNSCINPLLYGFVGNNFRKNLLKLLRCQPTGNGNGARVMMGGSSGGGGGGRPGNGHHHGHHHTSLSSKMSTLSYRASEVLHFKSSKSKGSAAAATEAMSDVK; from the exons atGGAAAATCTGACGTCGGGCACGTCGGGCCTGCGGCTGAACTGCAGCACCTCGGGCCGCCACTCCTTCATCTTCACCTTCGTCCCCGTGGTGTACGGCTGCACCTTCGTCATCGGCGTGGTGGGCAACAGCATGGTGGTGGCCGTCATCTACCGCTACATGAAGCTCAAGACCGTGGCCAACGTCTTTGTGCTCAACCTGGCCGTGTCCGACCTGACCTTCGTCATCACGCTGCCTATGTGGGCCACCTTCACCGCCACGGGCTACCACTGGCCCTTTGGCGGCTTCCTGTGCAAGGCCAGCGCGGGCCTGGTGATCTTCAACCTCTACACCAGCATCTTCTTCCTCACGGCGCTCAGCATCGACCGCTACCTGGCCATCGTGCACCCGGTGCGCTCGCGCCGGCGCCGCACGCTCGTCTACGCCCGGCTCACCTGCGTGCTGGTGTGGATCTTCGCGCTGCTGCTCAGCGTGCCCACGGCGTACACGCGCGACGTCTTTGCCATCGAGAACTCCAACACCATGGCGTGCGGCATCTGGCACCGGCAGGAGCACGTGGGGCTGCTGGTGGCCCTCAGCCTGCTCAAGACCGTCCTGGGCTTCCTGGTGCCCTTCCTGGTCATCATCACCTGCTACTGCCTGATTGGCCGGACGCTGCTGCGGGGGGCCCGGGCAGGGCGGATCCAGCGCAGCACGCGCTCCCGCGACGACGAGGTGCTGCGCATGCTGGCGGCGGCCGTGCTGGCCTTCTTCGTGTGCTGGATGCCGCACCAG GTCTTCCACTTCATGGACATGCTGATGATGCTGGGCGTGGTGGACGACTGTCGCGTGGTGGACATCATCGACACCGCCATGCCCTTCACCATCTGCATCTCCTTCTCCAACAGCTGTATCAACCCCCTGCTCTACGGCTTTGTGGGCAACAACTTCCGGAAAAATCTGCTGAAGCTCCTGCGGTGCCAACCCACCGGCAACGGAAACGGCGCCAGGGTGATGATGggcggcagcagcggcggcggcggcggcggcaggccCGGCAATGGACACCATCATGGGCACCACCACACAAGCCTGAGCTCCAAGATGAGCACGCTGTCCTACAGGGCCTCTGAGGTGCTGCACTTCAAGTCCAGCAAGAGCAAGGGCTCAGCGGCAGCAGCGACGGAAGCCATGTCGGATGTGAAATGA
- the cpb1 gene encoding carboxypeptidase B has product MKVLLLLGLVAVALAEKTTFVGDQVFRLKPTTDEHVTLIKDLASKMEVDFWSPDSADVVTIDTDVDIHIDALHASMVYTILNQSDMEHEILIEDVEAQAEAQLDMPETRTHSYTKYNTWDKIQSWISSISASNTQLMSKQVIGHTHEGRPMNVLTIGKKTGATKPAIFLDCGIHAREWISTAFCQWFVNEAVSTYGTDAQMTSLLDQMDVIVLPVFNIDGYDYTWKNNRMWRKTRQRNPGTNCYGADPNRNFDAGWCTLGASSNPCSDTYCGSKPESEIEVKNVADFIRRNKDIIKAYITVHSYSQLLLFPYSYTYDLAADHTELMKVAQGATRALTSLYGTKYTPGPGATTIYPAAGGSDDWAYDLGVKYSYTFELRDEGRYGFLLPESQIKPTCEETMLAVKYIATYVQNTL; this is encoded by the exons ATGAAGGTCCTTCTGCTCCTGGGATTGGTGGCCGTGGCCCTGGCCGAAAAGACCACATTCGTGGG GGATCAGGTGTTCCGTCTGAAGCCCACCACTGATGAGCATGTGACCCTCATCAAGGATCTGGCCAGCAAAATGGAG GTTGACTTCTGGAGCCCTGACAGTGCTGATGTGGTGACCATTGACACTGATGTGGATATCCACATCGATGCCCTTCACGCCTCCATGGTCTACACCATCCTCAACCAGAGCGACATGGAGCACGA GATCCTGATTGAGGATGTTGAGGCTCAGGCTGAGGCCCAGCTGGACATGCCCGAGACCAGGACCCACAGCTACACCAAGTACAACACCTGGGACAAG ATCCAGTCCTGGAtctcctccatctctgcctccaACACTCAGCTGATGAGCAAACAGGTTATCGGACACACCCATGAGGGCCGCCCCATGAACGTGCTGACG ATTGGCAAGAAGACTGGTGCTACCAAGCCCGCCATCTTCCTGGACTGTGGTATCCATGCCAGAGAGTGGATCTCCACTGCTTTCTGCCAGTGGTTCGTCAACGAG GCCGTGTCCACCTATGGAACTGATGCCCAGATGACCAGCCTGCTGGACCAGATGGATGTTATCGTGCTGCCCGTTTTCAACATCGATGGCTACGATTACACCTGGAAGAAC AACAGGATGTGGAGGAAGACCCGTCAAAGGAACCCTGGAACCAACTGCTACGGCGCTGACCCCAACAGGAACTTCGACGCCGGCTGGTGCA ccctgggAGCTTCCAGCAACCCCTGCAGTGATACCTACTGCGGCTCCAAGCCCGAGTCTGAGATCGAGGTGAAGAATGTGGCTGACTTCATCCGCAGGAACAAGGACATCATCAAGGCCTACATCACCGTCCACTCCTACTCCCAGCTGCTGCTCTTCCCCTACTCCTACACCTACGACCTGGCCGCCGACCACACCGAGCTG ATGAAGGTTGCCCAGGGAGCCACCAGGGCTCTGACCAGCCTGTACGGCACCAAGTACACCCCCGGACCCGGTGCCACCACCATCT ACCCTGCTGCCGGCGGCTCTGACGACTGGGCCTACGACCTGGGCGTGAAGTACTCCTACACCTTCGAGCTGCGTGACGAGGGCCGCTACGGCTTCCTGCTGCCCGAGTCCCAGATCAAGCCCACCTGCGAGGAGACCATGCTGGCCGTCAAGTACATCGCCACCTACGTGCAGAACACCTTGTAG